In Stegostoma tigrinum isolate sSteTig4 chromosome 7, sSteTig4.hap1, whole genome shotgun sequence, one genomic interval encodes:
- the LOC125454358 gene encoding fibrinogen-like protein 1-like protein, with translation MFSHRTLSFLLLAILAVEKCSAFTPVYSRLLNTIENIDALSEEQKSKILNANPDSTEKVKMKQDCMALNRNGNKSSGIYVIHPKGYKPLVVYCFMDAPGKGWVMLQHVTKNSNISFATNWDTYKRTFGNMEDEHWLGNEYIHWITQQARYEVKFLIDSGVEKVAIDYASFNVENESNNYKLRLGAPIGVSQTEKHLAINKNDNMMFSTFDKDNDRDGTQNCAAVDGGGWWFNHCTSVIFNNRQIRWPGICDNCESATILIRRTFENCK, from the exons ATGTTTTCCCACAGAACTTTGAGTTTTCTGCTCCTTGCGATCCTTGCAGTTGAGAAATGCTCTGCTTTCACTCCAGTCTACTCCAGACTCCTTAACACAATTGAAAACATAGATGCATTGAGTGAAGAGCAAAAATCAAAAATTTTGAATGCAAATCCAGATTCTACGGAAAAAG TGAAAATGAAGCAAGACTGCATGGCATTGAACCGCAATGGAAATAAGTCCAGTGGTATCTATGTTATCCATCCCAAAGGATATAAACCATTGGTGGTCTACTGTTTCATGGATGCTCCAGGTAAAGGATGGGTCATGCTGCAACATGTCACGAAGAACAGTAATATTTCCTTTGCAACAAATTGGGATACTTACAAGCGCACTTTTGGCAATATGGAAGATGAACATTGGCTGGGAAATGAATACATCCACTGGATCACACAGCAAGCTCGTTATGAAGTGAAATTTCTCATTGACAGTGGTGTTGAAAAAGTTGCAATTGATTATGCCAGCTTCAATGTTGAGAATGAAAGTAATAACTACAAACTGAGACTGGGTGCCCCCATTGGGGTTTCCCAGACTGAGAAACATTTGGCCATCAATAAAAATGATAACATGATGTTTTCCACCTTTGATAAGGATAATGATAGAGATGGCACGCAAAATTGTGCAGCGGTAGATGGAGGGGGCTGGTGGTTCAATCACTGCACCTCGGTAATATTCAATAATCGGCAAATTCGCTGGCCGGGTATTTGTGACAACTGTGAATCTGCCACCATTTTAATCAGACGTACTTTTGAAAATTGCAAGTAA